The Bradyrhizobium guangxiense genomic sequence CCTGCGGCTTTCGGCGCCGGGCCGGCGGACTTCGGCGTGCTCTTGGCCATGGCATTGGCGGTGCTCAAGGGGATCGGCGGGCCAACCCGGGTCCAGGTCTCGCCACCGCAGAGGAAGCCCATCACGCAGCCCTTGATTTCGAGCTGGTCGGCACCCGTCGGCGTGATGGTCGCGCTATAGGTCTGGCCGTCCTGGGCGTTGTAGACTTGTCCTTCCCACTGATCGGCGCCCGGCTTCTTCTTCATGTCGATCAGCGTCACCATGCCCAGCGTCGGTCTGCTTCTTTTCGAGACATCTGGATTGTTCTCGTCGCGCCCGCCGGGTTTCTTTTCCCAGGCGACGGCGCCCCACATGCTGCCATTGCATTGGGCGACGCGGATGTTGGCGACGCCGTCGGCCACCCGCCAGTCGCCGGTGGGATCGGCGGCGAGCGCCGGCGTCAGGTAGCTGTAACCGCCAGCCAGTATTAATCCGGTGTAAAGGGCCAAACGCATGATAGTTCCTCGGCAGTGCAACATGGTTTAAAGCTGTGCTTGCGAAGATGGTCCGAAAAAGGGCAAAAGGCCGCACAGACCGTTTTCAGTAACGGTCCCTTTTCAGTTGACGAGACGACCCTCAACCGAAGTATGTAACGGATGCACAGCCCAAATCCAGACATGTCTCAGCTATTCGCGGACCGTCAGGCCCAGCGCAGCACCCTGCATAATCGGTATCTGAACGAGCAGTTCGTTCGGGTCCTCAAGACCATCGGATACGACGTCGGCTTTCAGAAGGGGCAGGGGCAGTACCTCTATGATCGCGATGGCGCGCGCTATCTCGACCTGCTGTCCGGCTTTGGCGTGTTTGCGATCGGGCGCAATCATCCGGTGATGCGCGATGCGCTCAAGAGCGTGCTCGATGCCGACCTGCCCAACCTCGTTCAGTTCGACGTCTCGACGCTCGCCGGCGTGCTGGCCGAGCGGCTGCTGAAATACGTTCCCTATCTCGACAAGGCGTTCTTCGCCAATTCCGGCGCCGAATGCGTCGAGGCCGCGATCAAATTTGCGCGCGGCGCGACAGGGCGTCCCGGCATCGTGTATTGCTCCCACGGCTATCACGGCCTGACCTATGGTGCGCTGTCGCTGACCGGCGACGCCAATTTCCGCACCGGTTTCGAGCCGCTGCTGCCGGGCTGCACCCCGATCCCGTTCAACGATCTGGCGGCGCTGGAAAAGGCGCTGGCCTCGCGCGAGGTCGCGGCCTTCGTCGTCGAGCCGATCCAGGGCAAGGGCGTCAACATGCCCACCGACGAGTTCCTGCCCGGCGCGGCCGCGCTCTGCAAGAAATACGGCACGCTGTTCGTCGCCGACGAGATCCAGACCGGCATGGGCCGCACCGGCCGCTTCCTCGCGGTCGAGCACTGGAACGTCGAGCCCGACATGGTGCTACTGTCGAAGTCGCTGTCGGGCGGCCACGTGCCGGTTGGCGCCGTGCTGACGCGCAAGAGCATCTTCGACAAGATCTTCAACCAGATGGACCGTGCGGTGGTGCACGGCTCCACCTTCTCCAAGAATGACCTCGCGATGGCCGCGGGCATCGCCACGCTCGACGTCATGGAATCCGAG encodes the following:
- the hpnO gene encoding aminobacteriohopanetriol synthase HpnO, translating into MHSPNPDMSQLFADRQAQRSTLHNRYLNEQFVRVLKTIGYDVGFQKGQGQYLYDRDGARYLDLLSGFGVFAIGRNHPVMRDALKSVLDADLPNLVQFDVSTLAGVLAERLLKYVPYLDKAFFANSGAECVEAAIKFARGATGRPGIVYCSHGYHGLTYGALSLTGDANFRTGFEPLLPGCTPIPFNDLAALEKALASREVAAFVVEPIQGKGVNMPTDEFLPGAAALCKKYGTLFVADEIQTGMGRTGRFLAVEHWNVEPDMVLLSKSLSGGHVPVGAVLTRKSIFDKIFNQMDRAVVHGSTFSKNDLAMAAGIATLDVMESEKLIDAAAKRGAELRLALTRMVPGYELLKEVRGKGLMIGIEFGPPKSLRLRASWNVLEAANKGLFCQLITVPLFKDHKILTQVAGHGSHTIKLLPPLTITEEDCSWIERAFDDVIAGSHKVPGAIWSLGKTLVDNAVRRSA
- a CDS encoding DUF2147 domain-containing protein, giving the protein MRLALYTGLILAGGYSYLTPALAADPTGDWRVADGVANIRVAQCNGSMWGAVAWEKKPGGRDENNPDVSKRSRPTLGMVTLIDMKKKPGADQWEGQVYNAQDGQTYSATITPTGADQLEIKGCVMGFLCGGETWTRVGPPIPLSTANAMAKSTPKSAGPAPKAAGTTVAAAPAPAAPKAAAAAAKPGQKNAADPVGDICLLPEIAGLAH